A window of Gemmatimonadota bacterium contains these coding sequences:
- a CDS encoding ABC transporter ATP-binding protein → MLEIHDLTRTYANGVAALQGVTISIPRGLFGLLGPNGAGKSTLMRTLATLQLPDRGSVRFDGRDIFADQVGHRRRLGYLPQDFGVHPGVSALALLDHLAVLKGIGHAAARKEEVETQLVRTNLWEHRRRAVSGFSGGMRQRFGIAQALLGSPALVVVDEPTAGLDPEERDRFHALLGEIGEEVVVLLSTHIVEDVRQSCPRLAVLHAGRIVREGTPGALVAELAERVWSAPATRSEVRELASTSTVLSSQWQAGRRHVRVLADAPPTPAFAAAEPELADAYFAALDRGVAPWS, encoded by the coding sequence ATGCTCGAAATCCATGACCTGACTCGCACCTACGCCAACGGGGTCGCCGCCCTGCAGGGCGTCACCATCTCGATCCCCCGTGGACTCTTCGGCCTCCTTGGTCCGAATGGCGCCGGGAAGTCGACCCTGATGCGCACCCTCGCGACCCTGCAGCTCCCCGATCGCGGCAGCGTCCGCTTCGATGGCCGCGACATCTTCGCCGATCAGGTCGGTCACCGGCGTCGGCTCGGGTACCTGCCCCAGGACTTCGGAGTGCATCCCGGCGTCTCGGCACTGGCGCTGCTCGATCACCTCGCCGTGCTCAAGGGGATCGGGCACGCTGCCGCACGCAAGGAGGAAGTCGAGACGCAACTGGTGCGCACCAACCTCTGGGAGCATCGGCGCCGCGCCGTGAGCGGGTTCTCGGGTGGCATGCGCCAACGCTTCGGCATCGCGCAGGCGCTGCTTGGCTCGCCGGCACTCGTCGTCGTGGATGAACCAACCGCCGGCCTCGACCCCGAGGAGCGCGACCGTTTCCACGCCCTCCTCGGCGAGATCGGCGAGGAAGTGGTGGTGCTCCTCTCCACCCACATCGTCGAAGATGTGCGCCAATCCTGTCCACGCCTCGCGGTGCTGCATGCTGGGCGCATCGTGCGCGAAGGCACACCCGGGGCACTCGTCGCCGAGCTGGCGGAGCGCGTCTGGAGCGCACCCGCCACGCGCAGCGAAGTGCGCGAGCTGGCGAGCACATCCACCGTCCTCTCCTCGCAGTGGCAGGCCGGCCGACGCCATGTGCGCGTGCTCGCCGATGCACCGCCGACGCCGGCCTTCGCCGCCGCCGAGCCCGAACTCGCCGATGCCTACTTCGCGGCGCTCGATCGGGGGGTCGCCCCATGGAGCTGA
- a CDS encoding GntR family transcriptional regulator yields the protein MYLQIIEQVRQRIALGDWPAGFPLPSIRELSAELRVSVITVKRAYLELGRDGVIVTRQDRSVVAECPDLSDRLFEAQLQPLLDALAHLAVRNHLPIEALRARLAEAIRRAEDCP from the coding sequence ATCTACCTGCAGATCATCGAGCAGGTCCGCCAGCGCATCGCGCTCGGCGACTGGCCGGCCGGCTTCCCCCTGCCATCGATCCGCGAACTGTCCGCCGAGCTCCGTGTGTCGGTCATCACCGTGAAGCGGGCCTACTTGGAGCTCGGGCGCGACGGCGTGATCGTGACGCGCCAGGATCGGTCGGTCGTGGCCGAGTGCCCGGACCTGTCGGACCGCCTCTTCGAGGCACAGCTCCAGCCGCTGCTCGACGCGCTCGCCCACCTGGCCGTCCGCAACCACCTCCCCATCGAGGCGCTGCGCGCTCGTCTCGCTGAGGCGATTCGCCGCGCCGAGGATTGCCCATGA